The Methylophilus sp. TWE2 region CGGTGCATTTGCACAGTGGCGAGGTGCGTCACACCATGGTGTTGCCTGAAGGCATGCCTTACCTGGAAGATGACTGGTTCCATAGCTATTTTGGCCCGCAATGGCGCTTGCTGATCATTGGCGCCAACCAGTTGGGCTCGGTGCTGGCGGCGATGGCACAAGCGCTGGATTTTCATGTCATGATCTGTGACCCGCGTGAAGAAATGCGTGCCGAATGGCATGTGGAAGGCGCTGACTGGCTACCCGGCATGCCTGATGATGTGGTGCTGGACATTGCGCCAGACACGCACACTGCCATTGTCGCCGTCACGCATGACCCCAAGCTGGATGATATGGCCTTGCTCGAAGCGCTGAAATCAGAGGCTTTTTATATTGGTGCACTGGGGTCGGTCAAAAACCAGGAAAAGCGCAAGCAGCGTTTGCGCAGTTTTGACCTCACCGAGCAGGAAGTGAACCGCCTGCATGGGCCGGTCGGGTTGCGCATCGGGAGCCGTACCCCGGCCGAAATTGCGGTCTCTATCCTGGCCGAACTGATTCAGGTGCGCTCGCAATTGCAACAGGTGGGTGTCGCGCAAATGACAGCGCGTGCCGTTGCCTGATTCAGCCTAAATCTGCAGGCGTATCAATGTCCTTTAAAATGCCGGGATCCTGGCATTCCAACCGCAATATGTTGGCTTGATGCGCACGTAATACCTCACGTGCGCCCTGGTCGCCTTCAATCGCCAGTAATTCAGGTATCAAGCGCGAAGCAAAGGCGACCGGATGCCCAGGTTGTCCCTGCATGACTGGCTGCACAATGCTGGCCTGGGCCAGTCCGGCGGTCACCTGCCTGATGGTTTCCACCTGAATGTATGGCATGTCCGCCAGCGCAATTACCAGGCCTGTCAGATGCGGAAAAACAGCCTGCGCAGACTGGATGCCCAGTTTCAGGCTGTCTGCCATCAGCGCATGTTGCATGTGGCAAAGCACCACATGGTAACCCAGGGCGGCCAGGCTTACAGTGAAATCGGGGTCATTCTCACGTACCACAGCAATCGCCACAGGCAAGGCAGCAATGAGTGTTCTCGCCGAGCGTATTCCTATCATTTCGCCATCGGTTAAGCGTTGCGTGAGCTTGTTTTGGGGGCCAAAGCGGCGTGAAAAACCGCCTGCAAGCAGGATACCTACGGTGGATGAGGGGACAGGGCTGGCAGCTAGCATGTTTTTATCAGGATCACTGGTCAACAAAGCCTGCCACAGGCGCGTTTAAGCAGGCTGATCATTCGTTTATCCGGGAGAGTCTAAGATGTTGTCTAAACGTTTATATTACAGCCTGTTGCTGAGTTTGCTCTGTTTTCCTGCGTATGTGCTGGCAAATCTGGCAGCAGGAGATTATGAGTTCGCCGTCAACGTCAATGGCGATAAACGTCCTTACCTGGTGCACATCCCCACGCAATCGCAAGCAGACCAGGCCTTGCCCATGGTATTGGCCTTGCATGGCGGACTGGGCAATATGCATGTACAGGCCAGCGAGCGGTTTTATCACCAAGTGTCTGCGGCAGAAAAATACGGTTATATCGTCGTTTTTCCCAACGGCTACAGCCGTTTGCCAGGTGGCAAGTTTGCCACTTGGAACGCAGGCCTTTGCTGTGGACCTGCCGTTAAGAAACAAAGCGATGATGTGGCGGTGATCCGTGCCATCATTGAGGACATGCAGCAGCGCGCCCAGGTCGATGCAAAACGTATTTTCGTGGATGGCATGTCTAACGGCGGCATGATGAGCTATCGTTTGGCTTGTGAGTTATCTGGCACAGTCAGTGCCATCGCCGCGGTGGCGGGCACTGACAATACGCAGCGTTGCCAACCGGCCAAGCCGGTGGCGGTATTACATATCCACGCAAAAGATGATGACCATGTGCCATTCGAGGGTGGTAAAGGCCAGCAATCCATGGCAGATATGAGTTTTAATTCCGTGCCTGCCACTATCCAAAAGTGGGTGGAAATCAATCAGGCCAACCCACAGGCGGAACGCATTCTGGAGGTGCCGGGTGCTTACTGCGAAATTCACCGTGGCGGCCTGGCTCCTGTGCAACTATGTGTCACAGAAACCGGCGGCCATTCCTGGCCTGGCGGCAGCAAGCCTCGCGGGGGCCAGGCCCGTTCCAGCG contains the following coding sequences:
- a CDS encoding PHB depolymerase family esterase, with amino-acid sequence MLSKRLYYSLLLSLLCFPAYVLANLAAGDYEFAVNVNGDKRPYLVHIPTQSQADQALPMVLALHGGLGNMHVQASERFYHQVSAAEKYGYIVVFPNGYSRLPGGKFATWNAGLCCGPAVKKQSDDVAVIRAIIEDMQQRAQVDAKRIFVDGMSNGGMMSYRLACELSGTVSAIAAVAGTDNTQRCQPAKPVAVLHIHAKDDDHVPFEGGKGQQSMADMSFNSVPATIQKWVEINQANPQAERILEVPGAYCEIHRGGLAPVQLCVTETGGHSWPGGSKPRGGQARSSAISANDVIWQFFNGQGR
- a CDS encoding NTP transferase domain-containing protein, which encodes MLAASPVPSSTVGILLAGGFSRRFGPQNKLTQRLTDGEMIGIRSARTLIAALPVAIAVVRENDPDFTVSLAALGYHVVLCHMQHALMADSLKLGIQSAQAVFPHLTGLVIALADMPYIQVETIRQVTAGLAQASIVQPVMQGQPGHPVAFASRLIPELLAIEGDQGAREVLRAHQANILRLECQDPGILKDIDTPADLG
- a CDS encoding XdhC family protein produces the protein MQSSDWEVLQRASEWLQQGYRAHLFTVIQTWGSAPRLPGAILVVREDGHLVGSVSGGCIEDDLADKARHQQLPTQPAILEYGINQAEAQRFGIPCGGQLKIFAEPLARATQLAPMLDSLSQRRLLKRSVHLHSGEVRHTMVLPEGMPYLEDDWFHSYFGPQWRLLIIGANQLGSVLAAMAQALDFHVMICDPREEMRAEWHVEGADWLPGMPDDVVLDIAPDTHTAIVAVTHDPKLDDMALLEALKSEAFYIGALGSVKNQEKRKQRLRSFDLTEQEVNRLHGPVGLRIGSRTPAEIAVSILAELIQVRSQLQQVGVAQMTARAVA